The genomic region CGCCGTCCTGCCGCCCTTCACCGACCTGCGCTCCGTACAGACCCTGGTCGACGGCGACAAGCTCAAGATCAAGTACGGCGCCCAGGACATCTCGGCACACGACGGCGGTGCCTTCACCGGCGAGATCTCCGGCCCCATGCTGGCCAAGCTGAAGTGCACCTTCGTCGCCATCGGCCACAGCGAGCGCCGCCAGTACCACGCCGAGACCGACGAGCTGGTGAACGCCAAGGTCAAGGCCGCCTACAAGCACGGCCTGACCCCCATCCTGTGCGTCGGCGAGGAGCTGGAGGTCCGTGAGGCGGGCAACCACGTCTCCCACACCCTCGCCCAGGTCGAGGGCGGTCTGAAGGACCTCCCCGCCGAGCAGGCCGAGACCATCGTGATCGCCTACGAGCCCGTCTGGGCCATCGGCACCGGCAAGGTCTGCGGTGCCGAGGACGCCCAGGAGGTCTGCGCGGCGATCCGCGGCAAGATCGCCGAGCTGTACTCGCAGGAGCTGGCCGACAAGGTCCGCATCCAGTACGGCGGCTCCGTGAAGTCCGGCAACGTCGCCGAGATCATGGCCCAGGCCGACATCGACGGCGCGCTGGTCGGCGGCGCCTCTCTGGACGCCGACGAGTTCGTCAAGATCGTGCGCTTCCGCGACCAGTGAGTAGGCCCTAGCGGCGATCCGTCGTACCCTTGCGGGGTCCAGCACTGTGCTGGGCCCCGCGTCGTCCATCCGAATCCGAGGAAGTTGGTCCAGCCGTGGTTTTGGGGTTCTCGATCGCCCTGATCGTCTTCAGCCTGCTGATGATGCTGCTGGTGCTGATGCACAAGGGCAAGGGCGGCGGCCTCTCCGACATGTTCGGCGGCGGCATGCAGTCCTCCGTCGGCGGCTCCTCGGTCGCCGAACGCAACCTCGACCGGATCACCGTCGTGGTCGGTCTGCTCTGGTTCGCGTGCATTGTCGTGCTCGGCATCCTGATGAAGGTGAACAACTGACCGACGCGCATCGCGCACGCAATACGTACGTAAGGCCCCATGTTCGGTACGCGCGGCAAAGCGCGGCCTATCATGGGGCTTGCGTCTAGGTGTGAGGGTTGTAACTCCAATCACTGGACGCGCGTTGGGCCTTACGTAGACTGAGGCGCTCGCAGCGAAGCGGAACGCCGACTCGCTTCGCGGCACCATCACGCAGGGAGTTACGACCGTGGCAAGTGGCAACGCGATCCGGGGAAGCCGGGTCGGGGCGGGGCCGATGGGCGAGGCCGAGCGCGGCGAGTCCGCGCCGCGGCTGCGCATCTCCTTCTGGTGCTCCAACGGACACGAGACCCAGCCGAGCTTCGCCAGCGACGCGCAGGTGCCCGAAACCTGGGACTGTCCCCGCTGCGGCTTTCCGGCCGGCCAGGACCGGGACAACCCGCCGGACCCGCCGCGCACCGAGCCGTACAAGACGCACCTGGCGTACGTGCGGGAGCGGCGCAGCGACGCGGACGGCGAAGCGATCCTCGCCGAGGCGCTCGCCAAACTGCGGGGCGAGATCTAGGAGTTGAGACCGGCCGGGCACCAGCAGGTGCCCGGCCGGAGCTGCTTTCCGCAGCCAACGGCCGGCCGCTCGCGGACCGATTGTCAGTGGTGCCCTCTACGGTTTGTGCATCGGGCGAACCGTAGAGGGGGAACAGTGGCGACGGTCGAGGTGGGGGGCCTGCGCGCGCCCGCGTGGCGCGGGGGCTTCGGACGGCTGTGGAGCGCAGCCGTGCTGTCCAGTTTCGGTGACGCGCTGCGTACGGCGGCGCTGCCCCTGCTGGCCGTCACGCTGACCGACGAGCCGCTGCTCATCGCCTCCGTCACGGCCTGCGGCTATCTGCCCTGGATCGTCTTCGGCCTGCTCGGCGGGGCCGTCGCCGACCGCGTGGACCAGCGGCGCGCCATGTGGACGGTGGACGCCTTACGAGGGCTGCTGGTCGCCGCCTTCGCGGTCGCCGTCGCCCTCGGTCACGCCTCGATCGGCCTGCTCATCGTGCTGGCCTTCGTCCTGACCAGCCTCCAGACCCTCTTCGACAACGCCGCCACGGCGCTGCTGCCCGCCCTGGTCGACCGGGACGCCCTCGGCAGCGCCAACGCCCGGCTGCTGACCGGCCAGCGCATCGCGGGCGGCCTGCTGGGCGGCCCCGTCGTCCCGCTGCTCCTGGCCGCCGGGGCCGCCGTGCCCTTCGCGGCCGACGCCGTGACGTTCCTGGTGGCCGCCGCACTGGTGGCCTCTCTGCCGGCCGCCGAGTCCGACCGCAAGCCGCGACGGCCGGGCAGCACCCTGCGCCGCGAGATCGCGCAGGGGCTGCGCACCCTGTGGCGCGACCAGGCCCTTCGCGGCCTGTGCGCCGCCACGGCCCTGTGCAACATCGGCATGGGCACCCAGCTCGCCATGCTGGTCGTCCTCGTCACCGACTGGCTCGACGCGGGCCCCGCGGGATACGCGGCGGCGGGCGCGGCCTTCACACTGGGCAGCCTGGCCGGGGGAGTGGTGAACAGCCGGCTGGTCGCGCGTCTCGGCCGGCTGCGGTCCGTGCTGCTCGCCGGCTCGGTGCAGACCGCCGCCCTCGTCGTCATGGGCACCGTACGCAGCCTGACCGTGCTGGTGGGCGCGCTGGCCGTCTTCGGGCTCATGGGCATGGTGTGGAACGTCAACACCACGACACTGATGCAGGAGCGCAGCCCCGCCGAGCTCCTGGGCCGGGTCAGCTCGGCCTTCCGGACCCTGGCCTTCGCCGGCGTGCCCCTCGGCGCCCTGCTGGGCGGGGCCGTCGCCACCGCCTGGGGGCCGAACACCCCGCCGCTGCTCACGGCCGCCTTCTTCGTCCTGTCCGTCCTCGCGCTGATACCCGCGCTCAAGGCGAACGTAGTTGTTGTCGAGCCGGACGACGGCGCCACGACAACCGATGTCACGCGCTGATCAAATAGGTTGGGACCGGCAGCGGGGCAAGGTACGCAGGCAGGACAGGAAAGAAGGCTGAAGTCCGAGATGAACGCAGACGGCCGTACCAGGCTCAACCAGACGTCCGAGTGGACGGCACTGGCCAAGCACCGTGAGGAGCTGGGCGACGTCCAGCTGCGCGAGCTGTTCGCCGCCGACTCCGGCCGCGGCACCGCGTACACCCTCCGGGTCGGCGACCTGTACGTCGACTACTCCAAGCACCTCGTCACCGACGACACGCTGCGGCTGCTGCGCGAACTGGCCGCAGCCACCGACGTCTTCGGGCTCCGGGACGCCATGTTCCGTGGCGAGAAGATCAACACCACCGAGAACCGGGCCGTGTTGCACACCGCGCTGCGGGCGCCGCGGGACGCGGTGATCGAGGTCGACGGGGAGAACGTGGTGCCGGGCGTGCACGCGGTCCTCGACAATATGGCCGACTTCGCGAACCGGGTGCGCTCCGGGGAGTGGACGGGGCACACCGGCAAGCGGATCCGCAACGTCGTCAACGTCGGCATCGGCGGCTCCGACCTCGGCCCCGCGATGGCCTACGAGGTGCTGCGCGCCTTCACGGACCGTTCGCTGACCGTGCGTTTCGTGTCGAACGTGGACGGCGCCGACCTGCACGAGGCGGTGCGGGATCTCGACCCCGCGGAGACGCTGTTCGTCATCGCCTCCAAGACCTTCACCACCATCGAGACGGTCACCAACGCCACGTCAGCGCGCGGCTGGCTGCTGGACGCGCTCGGTGACGAGGCCGCCGTCGCCAAGCACTTCGTCGCCCTGTCGACGAACGCCGAGAAGGTCGCCGAGTTCGGTATCGACACGGCCAACATGTTCGAGTTCTGGGACTGGGTCGGCGGCCGTTACTCGTACGACTCCGCGATCGGTCTGGCCCTGATGATCGCCATCGGCCCGGACAACTTCCGGGAGATGCTCGAAGGCTTCCGGATCGTCGACGAGCACTTCCGGACGGCGCCCGCCGAGTCCAACGTGCCGCTGCTGCTGGGCCTGCTGGGCATCTGGTACGGCAACTTCCACGACGCCCAGTCGCACGCGGTGCTGCCCTACAGCCACTACCTGTCCAAGTTCACCGCCTACCTCCAGCAGCTCGACATGGAGTCCAACGGCAAGTACGTCGGCCGGGACGGGCGTGAGGTGGAGTGGCAGACCGGGCCGGTGGTGTGGGGCACCCCGGGCACCAACGGGCAGCACGCCTACTACCAGCTCATCCACCAGGGCACCAAGCTCGTTCCGGCGGACTTCATCGGCTTCGCGCGGCCGGTCGGGGAGCTGGGCGACCGGCTCAAGGCGCAGCACGACCTGCTGATGGCCAACTTCTTCGCCCAGACGCAGGCGCTCGCCTTCGGCAAGACCCCGCAGGAGGTGCGGGCCGAGGGTGTGCCGGAGGAGCTGGTGCCGCACAAGACGTTCAAGGGCAACCACCCGACGACAACCATCCTGGCGCCCGAGCTGACGCCGTCCGTCCTCGGCCAGCTGGTCGCCCTCTACGAGCACAAGGTGTTCGTGCAGGGCGCGGTGTGGAACATCGACTCCTTCGACCAGTGGGGCGTCGAGCTCGGCAAGGTGCTCGCCAAGCGCGTCGAGCCCGCGCTGACCGAAGGCGCCGAGGTCGAGGGCCTGGACCCCTCCACCAAGGCCCTGGTCGCCACGTACCGGGAGCTGCGCGGCCGGCAGTGACGACCCGCCGGGCGGGAAGCGGGCGGCAGCACGCCTGCTTCCCGCGGGCCGGGCATCCGGAGTCCGTCAGGCGACCGCGCTCAGCGTGTCCGCCAGCCGGCGGCGGGCGGCCCGGGCCGCGGGTACGGCCGCCAGTGCGGCAGCGCAGAGCACCGCCGCCGCCCCGAGCAGCAGCATCAGCGGGGCGGACGGGCCCTGGGCGATCCCGGCGCCGATGCCGCTGGAGCGGCCCTGGGCGTCGATCAGCCAGTGGGCGAGCGGCAGGCCCAGGGCGGTGGCGGCGAGCACGGCCGCCAGTGCCGTGCAGCCGGTGGCCGTGACCGTGATGGCCGTGATCTGCCGGGGGGACAGGCCGATGGCCTTCAGCGCGAGCAGGTCCCGTTCGCCCTCGCGGACTGTACCGCCGATCGCGGTCAGCAGCTCGATGAGCCCGATGAGGGCGAGGACGGCGATCAGCCCGGCGACGACGGCGCGCAGTGGGGAGAGCCCGTCGGCGGGGTTGGTCACGGTGTGCACGTCCAGGTGCCCGCGCCCGGCCGTGGCCAGCCGGTCGGCGACCTCCCCCGGGTCGGCACCGGGTTCCAGGCGCAGCTCGTAGAGGGTCGGGCGGAGCCTGGGATCGTTCGCGCGGAGGGTGTCGAGGGACGTGGAGATGATCCGGCCGGCGTTCTCCGGCTCGATGCTGCGGCCCACGATGTGCAGGATCTGCGGCTGGTCGCCGACGGTCATCCGCACCCAGTCGCCGACGCGCACGTCCAGCAGGTCCAGCAGCCCCTGCCCGGCCACGGCCTCGTCGGCGCCGCGCGCGGGGCGGCCCTCGGCGAGGGTGTACGGGTAGGGGTCCCGGTCGGTGCCGAGGCCCCGCAGGGCGATGGTCGCCGTCTGGCCCGGGACCAGGGCGGCCGTCTCGACGCCGGGGTAGGCGGCGGCCACCTGCGGGTCGCGTTCCAGGAGGGCGCGGGCCTGCCGCTCGTTCAGGCCGGTGTCGGCGCGGACGCTGAGGGCGGTCGGCAGGCCGATCTGTTCGGGCGTGCTGTGGAAGCGGTCGATGGTGGTCCACGCGCTCATCGCCACGACGATCAGCAGCAGCGGCAGGGTGAGGCGGGCGACGGTGGCGAGGGACCGGGGGCGGCGCGTGAACGCCTTGTGCCAGCCCAGCACCAGCGCGGGCGGAACCCGCGCCCCGAGGGCGCGGCGCGCCAGGTCTGAGAGCTGCCCGGTCCGGGGAGCCGCCGGACGCAGCCCGAGGACCCGGCGCAGCCCGCCGGCCACCCACCCGCCAGGCGCACCGGCCGCGGTCTGCGGACCGAGGGCCCCACCCGTCGCGCCGGTCGGCCGTCCGTCCGGCGCAGCCTCCGTGGCCTGCGGTCCGGAGGGCTGGCCCGTTGTCCCTATCAGCCGTCCGCTTGTCCCTATCAGCCGTCCGCCAGGCGTGCCCTCCGTGGGCTGCGGACCGAGGGCTCGGCTCGTCGCCCCGGTCGGCCGTCCGCCAGACAAAGCCTCCGCGGGTAGCGGTCCGGGGGCCGGGTCCGTCGTTCCGGCCGGCCGTCCGTCAGGCGTGCCCTCCGTGGGCTGCGGACCGAGGGCTCGGCCCGTCGTTCCGGTCGGTCGGCCGCCGAGCGTCGTCGCGGGGCGCTGCACCGGCACCGGTGGCACGCGGCCCGCCCGCCAGGCGGCCAGCCCGGTGGTCGCGCCGATGAACAGCACCGCACCCACCGGTATGACGAACAGCGCCACGGTGTGTCCGGGCAGCCCCTGCCACACGCCGACCGCGTCCCCGAGCCGTCCCGGGATCCGGCTGCCCAGGGCCTCGGCCAGCGCGGCGGCGACCACGGCACCCAGGAGCGCGTAGGCGAGGTGCTGGAGCAGGAAGATGCGGACCACCTGGCCGGGGGTGAAGCCGATCGCCTTCAGCACGGAGAGGTCCCGCAGATGGCCGCGGATACGCGTGCCGATCGCCCCGTGCACGGCCAGCCCGGCCGCGACCAGCGCGCCCAGCCCGAACAGGCCCAGCACCTGACCGAGCAGCCGGTTGTCGCCCTGGGCCTCGGCGCGGGCCTGCTGCCAGGTGGAGACCTCGCCGATCGCCCCGGCTCCCAGCACGGTGACGGCACGCTGGACGATGTAGGAGGTGTCGCCCGGGTCGGTCAGCCGTAGCCCGATCACCTGGCCGCCGGGGTCCGGCACGGCCGACGGCAGCGCCCAGACCAGGCCCGGCTGCTCACCGGGCCGGTAGCGCGGCTCGGCGCTGTCGGCGAGGCCCACGACGGTCAGTTCGCGGGCCGTGCCGGGCACGGTGAGGGTGTCGCCGGGCTCGGCCAGCAGCGCGCGGGCGAGGCGGCTCTCCAGGACCACACCGTTCGGGGTCGCGGGGTCCAGCCAGTGGCCGGAGACGAGCGGTGGGCGGCCGACGGACGGGCGCTCCGGAGTGCCGCGCAGTTCGACGGCGGCGCGGCTGCCGCGCGAGGAGACGGTGGTGGAGGCCGTGGGGTAGGGACCGGCGACGGAGTCGACGCCGTCCAGCGCGGCCAGCTTGCCGGTGTCGGCCGCGGTGTCGGTGTGCAGCCACACGTGCGCGCCGTGCGACTGTGTGAACACGCGCTGCCAGGGGTTGGTGGCGTACCCGAACAGGGCCGTGGCCAGCAGCAGGGAGGCGACGATGCCCGCGGTGGCGAGGACGAGGAACAGCGCCTCGCCGCGGTGCGTGCGCAGATCGGAGTGCGCCCAGCGCAGGGTGGCTCGCATACGGGTCAGCCCTTCCGGGGATCGTCGTACCCGCGCATGTCAGTCCTTCAGCTCCAGCACACCGGCTATGCCGGACCGGCGCGGCGGAGTGCCGCCGTCGAGTTCCGCGTCGTCGGCGATCCGGCCGTCGAAGAAGCTGATCACCCGGTCCGCGGCGCTCGCCAGCCGCGCGTCATGGGTGACCAGCAGGATCGTCTGGCCGCGCTGGTGGAAGCGGGACAGCAGCCGCATCACCTCGCGGGTGCCCTTGCTGTCGAGGCTGCCCGCGGGTTCGTCGGCCAGCAGCAGCGGGGGATGGTTGACGAGGGCCCGGGCCAGGGCGACGCGCTGCTGCTCACCGCCGGACAGCTCGCCCGGCATGCTGCGCTCCTTGCCCGTCAGGCCCAGCTCGGCCAGCAGCTGTTCCCGCTCGGCCCGCGCCTGCTTCGGGGAGGTCCCGGCGAGCAGGGCGGGCAGCTCCACGTTGTCGGCGACGGACAGGTTGGACACCAGGTTGAAGAACTGGAAGACGATGCCGATCCGCTTCCTGCGCTCCACCGCCCAGCGTGCCTCGCCGTAGGTGTCGGTGGACTCGCCGTCGAGCCAGATCCGGCCCGCGTCCGGCCGCTGGAGGCCGCCGAGCAGATGCAGCAGCGTCGACTTGCCGGCGCCGGACGGGCCGGTGATCGCCACGAACTCGCCGGGCCGTACGCACAGGTCGACCCCGCGCACGGCATGGGCGGGCGCGCCCTCGCCGTGGTGCGTCTTCACCAGCCCCTCGGCGCGCAGCACAGGAGCGGGACGGTCGTCGCTCACTCCGGTTCCTCCAGCTCTTCCTGGCACCGTTCCAGCCAGTCGAGGTCGGCTTGCAGGTGCAGCATCGCGCCCTCGATCAGCAGGTGGGCGATGCGGTTGTCGCGGTCTTCGGCGGCGGCCAGCTTCGACAGCTGCCGCATCGTGTTCAGGTACTGGCGCCGCTGCTGGTTGATCAGGGAGATCTGGTCGGCGAGTCCGCTCTGCGGAGCGAGCGCCAGCTTCATGAAGAACTCGTCCCGCACCCGCGGTTCGTCCTCGGGCTCCTCGAACCAGGCGCGCAGCGCCTCCCGCCCGGCGTCGGTGAGGTGGTAGACCTTTTTGTTGGGCCGGCTGGACTGCGCCACGTCCTCGCCCTCGATCAGTCCCGACTTCTCGAGGCGGCCGAGGGTCACATAGATCTGGCCGACGTTCGGCTGAGGGTACGCGGAGCCCAGCAGTTGCTCAAGGTCCTGCTTGAGCTCGTAGCCGTGGGCGGGTCCGCGGGCGAGGAGTGCCAGGAGGGGCAGGCGCACGCGTGCAGTCCTCCTGTCCGGTCCAATGTGCTCCAGGCCCTAGTATCGCCCATACCTAACAGGTATACATGGCCTCTGTTCCGGGCAAGGGTGCCCGTCGCCGGTGTACAGGGAGGAACCTATGCGGTGGATCCATGCCGCGGGTAGGGGCCTTCTCGTTCTCGTCGTGGTCCTGACCGGTTATGTTGCCGCCGGCGCACAGGCGGGCGAGCCCGCCGGAGACGGCCGCGGACCGCTCACGCTCGCGACCGCCGGCGACCTCACCGGCTACCTCGGCCCCCTGCTGGAGGGCTGGAACCGCACCCACCCCGGCGAAAAGGTGACCCTCGTCGAGCTGCCGGACTCCGCCGACGAGACCCAGGCCCAGATGGCCACCGACCTGCGCGACGGCGACCGCAGCCGGTTCGACGTGCTCAACATCGACGTCAACTGGACCTCGGAGTTCGCCGCGGCGGGCTGGATCAGGCCGCTGCCGCGCGACCGATTCCCGCTGCAGACCTTCCTCCCGCCGGTCGTGGACACGGCGACCTACGACGGACAGCTGTACGCGGTCCCGTACGTCACCAACGCCGGTCTGCTCCTCTACCGCAAGGACGTCCTCGCGAAGGAGGGCGTCGAGCCGCCGCGCACCTGGGCGGAGCTGGAGCGGTACGCGAAGACCATCGCCCCGAAGTACGGCCTGGACGGCTACGCCGGGCAGTTCCTGCCGTACGAGGGCCTCACGGTCAACGCGGCAGAGGCCGTCTACTCGGCGGGCGGCTCGATCCTCGGCGACGAGGGGGAGCGCGTCACCGTCGACTCGGCGGCGGCCCGTGAGGGCATCGGATTCCTGGCGCGCGGGGTGCGCGAGGGCTGGATCCCGAAGGAAGCCCTCACCTACAAGGAGGAGGAGTCCAAGCAGGCCTTCCAGGACGGCCGGCTGCTCTTCCTGCGGAACTGGCCGTACGCCTATGTCGGCGCCTCCGCGCCGGGTTCCGCGGTCGCCGGGAAGGTCGGCGCCGTACCGCTGCCGGGACCGGACGGGCCGGGGACGAGTGTCCTCGGCGGCTCCAACCTGGCCGTCAGCGCGCACGCGCGGCATCCCGACTCGGCCGCCCGC from Streptomyces chartreusis NRRL 3882 harbors:
- a CDS encoding ABC transporter permease, with amino-acid sequence MRATLRWAHSDLRTHRGEALFLVLATAGIVASLLLATALFGYATNPWQRVFTQSHGAHVWLHTDTAADTGKLAALDGVDSVAGPYPTASTTVSSRGSRAAVELRGTPERPSVGRPPLVSGHWLDPATPNGVVLESRLARALLAEPGDTLTVPGTARELTVVGLADSAEPRYRPGEQPGLVWALPSAVPDPGGQVIGLRLTDPGDTSYIVQRAVTVLGAGAIGEVSTWQQARAEAQGDNRLLGQVLGLFGLGALVAAGLAVHGAIGTRIRGHLRDLSVLKAIGFTPGQVVRIFLLQHLAYALLGAVVAAALAEALGSRIPGRLGDAVGVWQGLPGHTVALFVIPVGAVLFIGATTGLAAWRAGRVPPVPVQRPATTLGGRPTGTTGRALGPQPTEGTPDGRPAGTTDPAPGPLPAEALSGGRPTGATSRALGPQPTEGTPGGRLIGTSGRLIGTTGQPSGPQATEAAPDGRPTGATGGALGPQTAAGAPGGWVAGGLRRVLGLRPAAPRTGQLSDLARRALGARVPPALVLGWHKAFTRRPRSLATVARLTLPLLLIVVAMSAWTTIDRFHSTPEQIGLPTALSVRADTGLNERQARALLERDPQVAAAYPGVETAALVPGQTATIALRGLGTDRDPYPYTLAEGRPARGADEAVAGQGLLDLLDVRVGDWVRMTVGDQPQILHIVGRSIEPENAGRIISTSLDTLRANDPRLRPTLYELRLEPGADPGEVADRLATAGRGHLDVHTVTNPADGLSPLRAVVAGLIAVLALIGLIELLTAIGGTVREGERDLLALKAIGLSPRQITAITVTATGCTALAAVLAATALGLPLAHWLIDAQGRSSGIGAGIAQGPSAPLMLLLGAAAVLCAAALAAVPAARAARRRLADTLSAVA
- a CDS encoding ABC transporter substrate-binding protein; translation: MRWIHAAGRGLLVLVVVLTGYVAAGAQAGEPAGDGRGPLTLATAGDLTGYLGPLLEGWNRTHPGEKVTLVELPDSADETQAQMATDLRDGDRSRFDVLNIDVNWTSEFAAAGWIRPLPRDRFPLQTFLPPVVDTATYDGQLYAVPYVTNAGLLLYRKDVLAKEGVEPPRTWAELERYAKTIAPKYGLDGYAGQFLPYEGLTVNAAEAVYSAGGSILGDEGERVTVDSAAAREGIGFLARGVREGWIPKEALTYKEEESKQAFQDGRLLFLRNWPYAYVGASAPGSAVAGKVGAVPLPGPDGPGTSVLGGSNLAVSAHARHPDSAARLIAYLTSERVQRQVLTRGALPPVRADLYEDPALIRRFPYLPTLRESVRTAAPRPKSPRYDQVSLVVQAVVHDAMAGHETPAAAVRRLARELAVISRR
- a CDS encoding ABC transporter ATP-binding protein → MSDDRPAPVLRAEGLVKTHHGEGAPAHAVRGVDLCVRPGEFVAITGPSGAGKSTLLHLLGGLQRPDAGRIWLDGESTDTYGEARWAVERRKRIGIVFQFFNLVSNLSVADNVELPALLAGTSPKQARAEREQLLAELGLTGKERSMPGELSGGEQQRVALARALVNHPPLLLADEPAGSLDSKGTREVMRLLSRFHQRGQTILLVTHDARLASAADRVISFFDGRIADDAELDGGTPPRRSGIAGVLELKD
- the secG gene encoding preprotein translocase subunit SecG, with the translated sequence MGFSIALIVFSLLMMLLVLMHKGKGGGLSDMFGGGMQSSVGGSSVAERNLDRITVVVGLLWFACIVVLGILMKVNN
- a CDS encoding RNA polymerase-binding protein RbpA; amino-acid sequence: MASGNAIRGSRVGAGPMGEAERGESAPRLRISFWCSNGHETQPSFASDAQVPETWDCPRCGFPAGQDRDNPPDPPRTEPYKTHLAYVRERRSDADGEAILAEALAKLRGEI
- the tpiA gene encoding triose-phosphate isomerase, coding for MSTRTPLMAGNWKMNLNHLEAIAHVQKLAFALADKDYEAVEVAVLPPFTDLRSVQTLVDGDKLKIKYGAQDISAHDGGAFTGEISGPMLAKLKCTFVAIGHSERRQYHAETDELVNAKVKAAYKHGLTPILCVGEELEVREAGNHVSHTLAQVEGGLKDLPAEQAETIVIAYEPVWAIGTGKVCGAEDAQEVCAAIRGKIAELYSQELADKVRIQYGGSVKSGNVAEIMAQADIDGALVGGASLDADEFVKIVRFRDQ
- a CDS encoding PadR family transcriptional regulator; amino-acid sequence: MRLPLLALLARGPAHGYELKQDLEQLLGSAYPQPNVGQIYVTLGRLEKSGLIEGEDVAQSSRPNKKVYHLTDAGREALRAWFEEPEDEPRVRDEFFMKLALAPQSGLADQISLINQQRRQYLNTMRQLSKLAAAEDRDNRIAHLLIEGAMLHLQADLDWLERCQEELEEPE
- a CDS encoding MFS transporter — its product is MATVEVGGLRAPAWRGGFGRLWSAAVLSSFGDALRTAALPLLAVTLTDEPLLIASVTACGYLPWIVFGLLGGAVADRVDQRRAMWTVDALRGLLVAAFAVAVALGHASIGLLIVLAFVLTSLQTLFDNAATALLPALVDRDALGSANARLLTGQRIAGGLLGGPVVPLLLAAGAAVPFAADAVTFLVAAALVASLPAAESDRKPRRPGSTLRREIAQGLRTLWRDQALRGLCAATALCNIGMGTQLAMLVVLVTDWLDAGPAGYAAAGAAFTLGSLAGGVVNSRLVARLGRLRSVLLAGSVQTAALVVMGTVRSLTVLVGALAVFGLMGMVWNVNTTTLMQERSPAELLGRVSSAFRTLAFAGVPLGALLGGAVATAWGPNTPPLLTAAFFVLSVLALIPALKANVVVVEPDDGATTTDVTR
- the pgi gene encoding glucose-6-phosphate isomerase, which produces MNADGRTRLNQTSEWTALAKHREELGDVQLRELFAADSGRGTAYTLRVGDLYVDYSKHLVTDDTLRLLRELAAATDVFGLRDAMFRGEKINTTENRAVLHTALRAPRDAVIEVDGENVVPGVHAVLDNMADFANRVRSGEWTGHTGKRIRNVVNVGIGGSDLGPAMAYEVLRAFTDRSLTVRFVSNVDGADLHEAVRDLDPAETLFVIASKTFTTIETVTNATSARGWLLDALGDEAAVAKHFVALSTNAEKVAEFGIDTANMFEFWDWVGGRYSYDSAIGLALMIAIGPDNFREMLEGFRIVDEHFRTAPAESNVPLLLGLLGIWYGNFHDAQSHAVLPYSHYLSKFTAYLQQLDMESNGKYVGRDGREVEWQTGPVVWGTPGTNGQHAYYQLIHQGTKLVPADFIGFARPVGELGDRLKAQHDLLMANFFAQTQALAFGKTPQEVRAEGVPEELVPHKTFKGNHPTTTILAPELTPSVLGQLVALYEHKVFVQGAVWNIDSFDQWGVELGKVLAKRVEPALTEGAEVEGLDPSTKALVATYRELRGRQ